One window from the genome of Pseudomonas fluorescens encodes:
- a CDS encoding OprD family porin, which translates to MILLGCSSLAAFLPTAASAEGFVDDAKATLNLRNAYFNRNFTNPNNAQGKAEEWTQSFILDAKSGFTQGTVGFGVDILGMYSVKLDGGRGTAGTQLLPVHDDGRPADDFGRLGVALKAKVSKTELKVGEWMPVLPILRSDDGRSLPQTFRGGQVTSTEINGLSLYGGQFRGNSPRNDASMEDMSMNGRGAFTSDRFNFGGGEYAFNEKRTQVGVWYAELSDIYQQQYFNLTHSQPIGDWTLGANLGYFIGKEDGSALAGDLDNKTAFAMLSAKYGGNTFYVGLQKVGGDDAWMRVNGTSGGTLANDSYNSSYDNAKEKSWQLRHDFNFAAVGVPGLTLMNRYISGDNVHTATVDDGKEWGRETELAYTVQSGALKSLNVKWRNSTMRRDYSTNEFDENRIFISYPISLL; encoded by the coding sequence CTGATCCTGCTCGGTTGCAGCAGCCTTGCCGCGTTTCTGCCAACCGCCGCCAGTGCCGAAGGCTTCGTCGATGACGCCAAGGCCACGCTGAACCTGCGCAACGCCTATTTCAACCGCAACTTCACCAACCCGAACAACGCCCAGGGCAAGGCCGAGGAATGGACCCAGAGTTTCATCCTCGACGCCAAGTCCGGGTTCACCCAGGGCACGGTCGGTTTCGGCGTGGACATACTGGGGATGTACTCGGTCAAGCTCGACGGCGGTCGCGGCACGGCGGGTACGCAATTGCTGCCGGTGCATGACGACGGTCGCCCGGCCGATGACTTTGGGCGCCTGGGCGTAGCCCTGAAGGCCAAGGTGTCGAAGACCGAGCTGAAGGTCGGCGAGTGGATGCCGGTGCTGCCGATCCTGCGTTCCGACGACGGCCGCTCCCTGCCGCAAACCTTCCGTGGCGGCCAGGTGACCTCCACCGAAATCAATGGCCTGAGCCTCTACGGCGGCCAGTTCCGTGGCAACAGCCCGCGCAACGACGCGAGCATGGAAGACATGTCCATGAACGGTCGCGGTGCGTTCACCTCCGACCGTTTCAACTTCGGCGGTGGCGAATACGCCTTCAACGAAAAACGCACCCAGGTTGGCGTGTGGTACGCGGAACTGTCCGACATCTACCAGCAGCAATATTTCAACCTGACCCACAGCCAGCCCATCGGCGACTGGACCCTGGGCGCCAACCTTGGCTACTTCATCGGTAAGGAAGACGGCAGCGCCTTGGCCGGCGACTTGGACAACAAAACCGCGTTCGCCATGCTCTCGGCCAAATACGGCGGCAACACCTTCTACGTCGGCCTGCAGAAAGTCGGCGGCGACGATGCCTGGATGCGCGTCAACGGCACCAGCGGCGGCACCCTGGCCAACGACAGCTACAACTCCAGCTATGACAACGCCAAGGAAAAATCCTGGCAACTGCGCCACGACTTCAACTTCGCCGCCGTCGGCGTGCCGGGCCTGACCCTGATGAACCGCTACATCAGCGGTGACAACGTGCACACCGCCACAGTCGACGACGGCAAGGAATGGGGCCGCGAAACCGAACTGGCCTACACCGTGCAGAGCGGTGCGTTGAAGAGCCTCAACGTGAAATGGCGTAACTCGACGATGCGCCGGGACTACAGCACCAACGAATTCGATGAGAACCGTATTTTCATCAGCTATCCGATCAGTTTGTTGTAA
- a CDS encoding NAD(P)-dependent oxidoreductase, with translation MIQPLSHLPHSQEDPATLAARFSDLAPPLNARQAHLEASRCLYCYDAPCVNACPSEIDIPSFIRNIHQDNVQGAAQKILSANILGGSCARVCPTEVLCQQACVRNNAHECAPVLIGSLQRYAVDNAHFSEHPFKRAATTGKRIAVVGAGPAGLACAHRSAMHGHDVVIFEARDKAGGLNEYGIAKYKLVDDYAQRELDFLLDIGGIEIRHGQKLGENLSLSDLHQQFDAVFLGLGLAASKQLGLSDEQAPGVLAATEYIRELRQADDLSQLPLADRCIVLGAGNTAIDMAVQMARLGARDVSLVYRRGLEDMGATLHEQDIAKANQVRLLTWAQPQQVLLDDAGHVRGMRFSRTHLENGRLVIGAETFDLAADAVFKAIGQAFDDHALVDPLARELKRQDGRILVDEHLRTSIPGVYAGGDCTSLDQDLTVQAVQHGKLAAEAINAQLMLNVEAA, from the coding sequence ATGATCCAGCCCTTGAGCCACCTCCCCCACTCCCAGGAAGACCCGGCCACCCTCGCCGCCCGTTTCAGCGACCTGGCGCCGCCGCTCAACGCGCGCCAGGCCCACCTGGAAGCGTCCCGCTGCCTGTACTGCTACGACGCGCCCTGCGTGAACGCCTGTCCGAGCGAGATCGACATTCCGTCGTTCATTCGCAACATCCACCAGGACAACGTCCAAGGCGCGGCGCAGAAAATCCTCTCGGCCAACATCCTCGGCGGCAGTTGCGCCCGGGTCTGCCCCACGGAGGTCCTGTGCCAGCAAGCCTGCGTGCGCAACAACGCCCATGAGTGCGCGCCGGTGTTGATCGGCTCGTTGCAACGCTACGCGGTGGACAACGCCCACTTCAGCGAACACCCGTTCAAGCGTGCCGCCACCACCGGCAAGCGCATCGCCGTGGTCGGGGCCGGGCCGGCGGGGTTGGCGTGTGCGCACCGCAGTGCGATGCATGGCCATGACGTGGTGATTTTCGAAGCCCGGGACAAGGCCGGCGGCCTCAACGAATACGGGATCGCCAAGTACAAACTGGTGGACGATTACGCCCAACGCGAGCTGGACTTCCTGCTGGACATCGGCGGCATCGAAATCCGTCACGGCCAGAAACTCGGCGAGAACCTCAGCCTGAGCGACCTGCACCAACAGTTCGACGCGGTGTTCCTCGGCCTCGGCCTGGCCGCCAGCAAACAACTGGGCCTGAGCGACGAACAGGCCCCGGGGGTGCTGGCCGCCACCGAGTACATCCGCGAACTGCGACAGGCCGACGACCTCAGCCAGTTGCCGCTGGCCGACCGTTGCATCGTGCTCGGTGCCGGCAACACCGCCATCGACATGGCCGTGCAGATGGCTCGCCTCGGCGCCCGGGACGTCAGCCTGGTCTACCGTCGTGGCCTTGAAGACATGGGTGCCACCTTGCATGAGCAAGACATCGCCAAGGCTAATCAGGTGCGTCTGCTGACCTGGGCCCAACCGCAACAGGTGTTGCTCGATGACGCCGGGCATGTGCGCGGCATGCGCTTTTCCCGTACCCATCTGGAAAACGGTCGACTGGTCATCGGTGCCGAGACCTTCGACCTGGCCGCCGACGCCGTTTTCAAAGCCATCGGCCAAGCCTTCGATGACCACGCACTGGTAGACCCGCTGGCCCGGGAGCTCAAGCGCCAGGACGGGCGAATTCTGGTGGACGAACACCTGCGCACCAGCATTCCCGGTGTCTACGCCGGCGGCGATTGCACCAGCCTGGACCAGGACCTCACCGTGCAGGCCGTGCAGCACGGCAAGCTCGCCGCCGAGGCGATCAACGCTCAACTGATGCTTAACGTGGAGGCTGCGTAA
- a CDS encoding TetR/AcrR family transcriptional regulator: MGNHKIEIRRSNVEKILLAAEKVFAEKGFGSTAMADIAAEVQLPRSNLHYYFSTKSELYSAVLFDLLEVWKQDALCFEMFDDPRVVLSSYIRAKMNHSRSRPYGSKVWANEIIHGAPTLGQALDASLYDWAKMKEAKIRQWVEDKRILPVEPSSLLYMIWASTQHYADFDHQINILNDHQPLSDMQFERAVQTVTGVILRGIGLEP, encoded by the coding sequence ATGGGCAATCACAAGATCGAGATTCGTCGCAGTAACGTCGAGAAAATCCTGCTGGCCGCCGAGAAGGTCTTTGCCGAGAAAGGCTTCGGCAGCACCGCCATGGCCGACATCGCCGCCGAAGTGCAATTGCCTCGTTCCAACCTGCATTACTACTTCAGCACCAAGAGTGAACTGTACAGCGCCGTGCTGTTCGATCTGCTGGAGGTGTGGAAACAGGATGCCTTGTGCTTCGAAATGTTCGACGACCCGCGGGTAGTGCTCAGCAGCTACATCCGCGCCAAGATGAACCACTCCCGCAGCCGGCCCTACGGCTCCAAGGTCTGGGCCAACGAAATCATCCACGGTGCCCCGACCCTGGGCCAGGCGCTGGACGCCAGTCTCTATGACTGGGCCAAGATGAAGGAGGCGAAAATCCGCCAGTGGGTGGAGGACAAACGCATCCTCCCGGTGGAGCCCTCGAGCCTGCTCTACATGATCTGGGCCTCGACCCAGCACTACGCCGACTTCGACCACCAGATCAATATCCTCAACGACCACCAGCCGCTGTCCGACATGCAATTCGAACGGGCGGTGCAGACGGTGACCGGGGTGATTTTGCGGGGGATCGGGTTGGAGCCTTGA
- a CDS encoding DUF6124 family protein produces MFKVTPNPPDTDPSNAKAFDKAADRILDSYLKPKPGKPEADPGQLFTVAHGVDTETLLANLSENLASANAMVNDLAFDLEGPRRHIALGIQQLIELSGLLANRALDNVEAR; encoded by the coding sequence ATGTTCAAAGTAACCCCCAACCCACCCGATACAGATCCATCCAACGCCAAGGCATTCGACAAAGCCGCCGACCGCATCCTCGACTCCTACCTCAAGCCCAAACCCGGCAAACCCGAGGCCGATCCCGGCCAATTGTTCACCGTCGCCCATGGCGTCGACACCGAAACCCTGCTCGCCAACCTCAGCGAAAACCTGGCCTCGGCCAATGCCATGGTCAATGACCTGGCCTTCGACCTGGAAGGTCCCAGGCGTCACATCGCCTTGGGCATCCAACAATTGATCGAACTGAGCGGATTATTGGCGAACCGCGCGCTGGATAACGTCGAAGCACGCTAG
- a CDS encoding NCS1 family nucleobase:cation symporter-1, with protein MTRSTVTERDGLFELEAGSDVLDSPRYNHDIAPTKVHERTWNKWHITALWVGMAICVPTYTLGGVLTAYFGLTVGEALLAILFANIIVLIPLTLNAFAGTKYGIPFPVLLRSSFGVIGSNVPCLIRALVACGWFGIQTMFGGLAIHLFLGSVFDGWKSLGGTGEVIGFMVFWVINLWVVLRGAESIKWLETLSAPLLVLVGVGLLVWALPNVSLTELMAVPAKRPEGAGVTGYFLAGLTAMVGFWATLSLNIPDFSRYAKSQKDQVVGQIIGLPLTMFLFASLGVVMTAASEKLVGVTVSDPVTLIGHIQSPVWVALAMVLIIVATLSTNTAANIVSPTNDFQNLAPKLIGRTKAVMLTGLVGLALMAHELLKKLGLIVSEVSLESVYSNWLLGYSSLLGPIAGIMVVDYFLIKKQQLDLAGLYRDDIYPAWNWNGFIAFGVPVVLTLLSLGSDAFSWFYSYGWFTGSALGGVIYYGLCSMRASPSVAKTAV; from the coding sequence ATGACCAGATCAACAGTGACCGAGCGCGACGGATTGTTCGAGCTTGAAGCCGGCAGCGACGTCCTCGACAGCCCCCGTTATAACCACGATATCGCGCCGACCAAGGTGCACGAGCGAACCTGGAACAAATGGCACATCACCGCACTGTGGGTGGGCATGGCGATCTGCGTGCCGACCTACACCCTCGGCGGCGTGCTCACCGCCTATTTTGGCCTGACGGTGGGCGAGGCGCTGCTGGCGATCCTGTTTGCCAACATCATCGTGCTGATCCCCCTGACCCTGAACGCCTTCGCCGGGACCAAGTACGGCATTCCGTTTCCGGTGCTGTTGCGCTCGTCCTTTGGCGTCATCGGTTCCAACGTGCCGTGCCTGATCCGCGCCCTGGTGGCGTGCGGCTGGTTCGGCATCCAGACGATGTTCGGCGGGCTGGCGATCCACCTGTTTCTCGGCTCGGTGTTCGACGGCTGGAAGAGCCTGGGCGGCACCGGCGAAGTGATCGGCTTCATGGTGTTCTGGGTCATCAACCTGTGGGTGGTGTTGCGCGGCGCCGAGTCGATCAAGTGGCTGGAAACCTTATCTGCGCCGCTGCTGGTGCTGGTGGGCGTCGGTCTGTTGGTGTGGGCATTGCCCAACGTTTCATTGACTGAACTGATGGCGGTCCCGGCCAAGCGGCCCGAAGGCGCCGGGGTAACCGGCTATTTCCTTGCCGGGCTGACGGCCATGGTCGGTTTCTGGGCCACCCTGTCGTTGAACATTCCGGACTTCAGCCGGTATGCCAAGAGCCAGAAAGACCAAGTCGTGGGGCAGATCATCGGCCTGCCGCTGACCATGTTCCTGTTCGCCTCCCTCGGCGTGGTCATGACTGCCGCCTCGGAAAAACTGGTGGGGGTGACCGTCTCCGACCCAGTGACCTTGATCGGGCACATCCAGAGCCCGGTGTGGGTGGCGCTGGCCATGGTGCTGATCATCGTCGCCACGCTGTCGACCAACACCGCCGCCAACATCGTTTCGCCCACCAACGACTTCCAGAACCTGGCGCCGAAACTGATCGGCCGCACCAAGGCCGTGATGCTCACCGGGCTGGTGGGGCTGGCGCTGATGGCCCACGAACTGTTGAAGAAACTCGGCCTGATCGTCTCCGAGGTCAGCCTCGAGTCGGTCTATTCCAATTGGTTGCTGGGCTATTCAAGCCTGCTGGGGCCGATTGCCGGGATCATGGTGGTGGATTATTTCCTGATCAAGAAACAGCAACTGGACCTGGCCGGGTTGTACCGCGACGACATTTACCCGGCGTGGAACTGGAACGGCTTCATCGCCTTTGGCGTGCCGGTGGTGCTGACCTTGTTGTCCCTGGGCAGCGACGCGTTCAGCTGGTTCTACAGCTACGGCTGGTTCACCGGCTCGGCGCTGGGTGGGGTGATTTACTACGGGTTGTGCAGCATGCGAGCGAGCCCGTCCGTCGCTAAAACCGCGGTGTGA
- the hydA gene encoding dihydropyrimidinase — MSLLIRGATVITHDESYRADVFCADGVIKAIGDNLDVPAAVEVLDGSGQYLMPGGIDPHTHMQLPFMGTVASEDFFSGTAAGLAGGTTSIIDFVIPNPQQSLMEAFHQWRGWAEKSASDYGFHVAITWWSEQVREEMAELVSHHGVNSFKHFMAYKNAIMAADDTLVASFERCLELGAVPTVHAENGELVYHLQRKLLAQGITGPEAHPLSRPSQVEGEAASRAIRIAETLGTPLYLVHVSTKEALDEITYARSKGQPVYGEVLAGHLLLDDSVYRDPDWQTAAGYVMSPPFRPRGHQEALWHGLQSGNLHTTATDHCCFCAEQKAAGRDDFSKIPNGTAGIEDRMAVLWDEGVNSGKLSMQDFVALTSTNAAKIFNLYPRKGAIRVGADADLVLWDPQGSRTISAKTHHQQVDFNIFEGKTVRGVPSHTISQGRLVWADGDLRAERGAGRYIERPAYPAVFDLLSKRAELHRPVAVKR; from the coding sequence ATGTCTCTGTTGATCCGTGGCGCCACCGTTATTACCCATGATGAAAGTTATCGCGCCGATGTGTTTTGCGCCGACGGCGTGATCAAGGCCATCGGTGACAACCTGGATGTTCCGGCCGCTGTCGAAGTGCTCGATGGCAGCGGTCAATACCTGATGCCCGGCGGCATCGACCCCCATACGCATATGCAGTTGCCGTTCATGGGCACGGTCGCCAGTGAAGACTTCTTCAGCGGCACGGCGGCGGGTCTCGCCGGTGGCACCACGTCGATCATCGACTTCGTGATTCCCAACCCCCAACAGTCGCTGATGGAAGCCTTTCATCAATGGCGGGGCTGGGCCGAGAAAAGCGCCAGTGACTACGGTTTCCACGTGGCGATTACCTGGTGGAGCGAACAGGTCCGCGAAGAAATGGCCGAGTTGGTCAGCCATCACGGCGTGAACAGTTTCAAGCATTTCATGGCCTACAAGAATGCAATCATGGCCGCTGACGACACCTTGGTCGCGAGTTTCGAGCGCTGCCTGGAATTGGGCGCGGTGCCCACCGTGCATGCCGAGAATGGCGAACTGGTCTACCACCTGCAACGCAAGCTGCTGGCCCAGGGCATCACCGGCCCCGAAGCCCATCCGTTGTCACGCCCTTCGCAAGTGGAAGGCGAAGCCGCGAGCCGCGCCATCCGCATCGCCGAAACCCTGGGCACGCCGCTGTACCTGGTGCACGTGTCCACCAAGGAAGCCCTGGACGAAATCACCTACGCCCGCAGCAAGGGCCAACCGGTCTACGGTGAAGTACTGGCCGGGCATCTGTTGCTGGACGACAGTGTCTATCGCGATCCCGACTGGCAGACCGCCGCCGGCTACGTGATGAGCCCGCCCTTCCGCCCACGCGGGCATCAAGAGGCACTCTGGCACGGCTTGCAGTCCGGCAACCTGCACACCACCGCCACCGACCACTGCTGCTTCTGCGCCGAACAGAAGGCTGCCGGGCGTGACGACTTCAGCAAGATCCCCAACGGCACCGCCGGGATCGAAGACCGCATGGCGGTGCTTTGGGACGAGGGGGTCAACAGCGGCAAATTGTCGATGCAGGACTTCGTCGCCCTCACCTCCACCAACGCCGCGAAGATTTTCAATCTCTACCCACGCAAGGGGGCGATCCGCGTCGGCGCCGATGCGGACCTGGTGCTCTGGGATCCCCAGGGCAGCCGCACGATCTCAGCCAAGACCCACCACCAGCAAGTGGACTTCAACATCTTCGAAGGCAAGACCGTGCGCGGCGTGCCCAGCCACACCATCAGCCAGGGTCGGCTGGTGTGGGCCGACGGCGACCTGCGGGCCGAGCGCGGCGCCGGGCGCTACATCGAACGGCCGGCGTACCCGGCGGTGTTCGATTTGCTGAGCAAGCGGGCGGAGTTGCACAGGCCGGTTGCCGTGAAGCGCTGA
- a CDS encoding NAD-dependent epimerase/dehydratase family protein, whose protein sequence is MTTTPIRQPLNRLLLTGAAGGLGKVLRERLKPFARHIRLSDIANMAPAIDESEEVVPCDLSDKHAVHQLVEGVDAILHFGGVSVERPFEEILGANISGVFHIYEAARKHGVKRVIFASSNHVIGFYKQDEALDALSPRRPDGYYGLSKSYGEDVASFYFDRYGIETVSIRIGSSFAEPQNRRMMSTWLSFDDLTQLLECSLYTPKVGHTVVYGVSANRDVWWDNSHAAHLGYQPKDTSEIFRDKIEAQPMPAADDPARIYQGGAFVAAGPFDD, encoded by the coding sequence ATGACGACGACACCGATTCGCCAACCCCTCAATCGCCTGCTGCTGACCGGCGCCGCCGGCGGCCTGGGCAAAGTCCTGCGCGAGCGCCTCAAGCCTTTCGCCCGTCACATCCGGCTGTCGGACATCGCCAACATGGCCCCGGCCATCGATGAAAGCGAAGAAGTGGTGCCGTGCGACCTGTCTGATAAGCACGCCGTGCACCAACTGGTGGAAGGTGTCGATGCCATCCTGCATTTCGGGGGTGTTTCGGTGGAGCGCCCGTTCGAAGAGATCCTCGGCGCCAACATCAGTGGCGTGTTCCACATCTACGAAGCCGCCCGCAAGCACGGCGTCAAGCGCGTGATCTTCGCCAGTTCCAACCACGTCATCGGCTTCTACAAGCAGGACGAGGCCCTCGATGCCCTCTCCCCGCGCCGCCCGGATGGTTACTACGGCCTGTCCAAGTCCTACGGTGAAGACGTCGCCAGTTTCTACTTCGATCGCTACGGCATCGAGACCGTGAGCATCCGCATCGGCTCGTCGTTCGCCGAGCCACAGAACCGCCGGATGATGAGCACCTGGCTGAGCTTCGACGACCTCACCCAACTGCTCGAATGCTCGCTCTACACGCCCAAGGTCGGCCACACCGTGGTCTATGGCGTGTCCGCCAACCGCGACGTCTGGTGGGACAACAGCCACGCCGCGCACCTGGGTTACCAACCCAAGGACACTTCCGAGATTTTCCGCGACAAGATCGAAGCCCAGCCAATGCCAGCCGCCGACGACCCGGCCAGGATCTACCAGGGCGGTGCCTTCGTCGCAGCCGGCCCGTTCGACGACTGA
- the preA gene encoding NAD-dependent dihydropyrimidine dehydrogenase subunit PreA encodes MADLSIVFAGIKAPNPFWLASAPPTDKAYNVVRAFEAGWGGVVWKTLGEDPAAVNVSSRYSAHYGVNREVLGINNIELITDRSLEINLREITQVKKDWPDRALIVSLMVPCVEESWKRILPLVEATGADGIELNFGCPHGMPERGMGAAVGQVPEYVEQVTRWCKTYCSLPVIVKLTPNITDIRVAARAAHRGGADAVSLINTINSITSVDLDRMVALPSVGSQSTHGGYCGSAVKPIALNMVAEIARDPQTQGLPICGIGGIGSWRDAAEFIALGSGAVQVCTAAMLHGFRIVDEMKDGLSRWMDEHGHANLQAFSGRAVGNTTDWKYLDINYQVIAKIDQEACIGCGRCHIACEDTSHQAIASLKQADGTHVYEVIDEECVGCNLCQITCPVQDCIEMVTVDTGKPFLDWNHDPRNPYHVTA; translated from the coding sequence ATGGCCGATCTGTCGATTGTCTTCGCCGGCATCAAAGCCCCCAACCCGTTCTGGCTGGCCTCCGCGCCACCCACCGACAAGGCCTACAACGTGGTCCGCGCCTTCGAGGCCGGCTGGGGGGGCGTGGTCTGGAAAACCCTCGGAGAGGATCCAGCGGCGGTGAATGTGTCCTCGCGTTATTCGGCCCACTACGGTGTCAATCGCGAGGTCTTGGGCATCAACAACATCGAGCTGATCACCGACCGTTCCCTGGAGATCAACCTGCGGGAAATCACCCAGGTGAAAAAGGACTGGCCGGACCGGGCGTTGATCGTGTCACTGATGGTGCCCTGCGTCGAAGAATCCTGGAAACGCATCCTGCCCCTGGTGGAAGCCACCGGCGCCGACGGCATCGAGCTGAACTTCGGCTGCCCCCACGGCATGCCGGAACGGGGCATGGGCGCGGCGGTCGGCCAGGTGCCGGAGTACGTCGAACAAGTGACTCGCTGGTGCAAGACCTATTGCTCGCTGCCGGTGATCGTCAAGCTCACGCCGAACATCACCGACATCCGCGTCGCCGCCCGGGCGGCCCATCGGGGCGGTGCGGACGCGGTGTCGTTGATCAACACCATCAACTCCATCACCAGCGTCGACCTGGACCGCATGGTCGCCCTGCCCAGCGTCGGCAGCCAAAGCACCCATGGCGGTTACTGCGGTTCGGCGGTCAAGCCCATCGCCCTGAACATGGTCGCCGAAATCGCCCGCGACCCGCAGACCCAAGGCTTGCCGATCTGCGGCATCGGCGGCATCGGCAGTTGGCGCGACGCGGCGGAATTCATCGCCCTGGGCAGCGGCGCGGTGCAGGTCTGCACGGCGGCGATGCTGCATGGTTTTCGCATCGTCGACGAGATGAAGGACGGCTTGTCGCGGTGGATGGATGAGCACGGCCACGCCAACCTCCAGGCGTTCTCCGGTCGCGCGGTGGGCAACACCACCGACTGGAAGTACCTGGACATCAATTACCAGGTCATCGCCAAGATCGACCAGGAGGCGTGCATCGGTTGCGGGCGCTGCCACATCGCCTGCGAAGACACCTCACACCAGGCCATCGCCAGTCTCAAGCAGGCGGACGGTACCCATGTGTACGAGGTGATCGATGAAGAATGCGTGGGCTGCAACCTGTGCCAGATCACCTGCCCGGTGCAGGACTGCATCGAGATGGTGACAGTGGACACCGGCAAGCCGTTTCTGGATTGGAACCATGATCCGCGCAATCCCTATCATGTAACAGCTTGA
- a CDS encoding Zn-dependent hydrolase encodes MNAAIDVLQSTQPHINRDRLWQSLMDLAQLGATVKGGVCRLALTDLDRQARDLFVQWTQAAGCTVSIDGVGNIFARRPGRNPNLPPVMTGSHIDTQPTGGKFDGCFGVLSGLEVLRTLNDLNIETEAPLEVVVWTNEEGSRFAPCMMGSGVFAEKFTLEETLAKTDAEGISVGQALNAIGYAGPRPVSGHPVGAYFEAHIEQGPILEDEGKTIGVVMGALGQKWFDLTLRGVEAHAGPTPMHLRKDALVGASVIVGAVNRAALGHQPHACGTVGCLQAYPGSRNVIPGEVRMTLDFRHLEPARLDSMIAEVKQVIEDTCRQHGLTFDLKPTADFPPLYFDQGCVDAVRGAAQGLGLSHLDIVSGAGHDAIFLAELGPAGMIFVPCEGGISHNEIENAAPDDLAAGCAVLLRAMLAASQAIAEGRMAA; translated from the coding sequence ATGAACGCAGCCATCGACGTCCTGCAATCCACCCAGCCGCACATCAACCGCGACCGCCTGTGGCAATCGCTCATGGACCTGGCCCAGCTCGGTGCCACGGTCAAAGGCGGTGTGTGCCGGCTGGCGCTGACCGACCTCGACCGCCAGGCCCGCGACCTGTTCGTGCAATGGACCCAGGCGGCGGGCTGCACCGTCAGCATCGATGGGGTGGGCAATATCTTCGCCCGTCGCCCGGGGCGCAATCCGAACCTGCCACCGGTCATGACCGGCAGCCACATCGACACCCAACCCACCGGCGGCAAGTTCGACGGCTGCTTTGGCGTACTGTCCGGGCTGGAGGTGCTGCGCACCCTCAATGACCTGAACATCGAGACCGAAGCGCCGTTGGAGGTGGTGGTCTGGACCAACGAAGAAGGCTCGCGCTTCGCCCCGTGCATGATGGGCTCCGGGGTGTTCGCCGAGAAATTCACCCTCGAAGAAACCCTCGCCAAGACCGACGCCGAGGGCATCAGCGTGGGCCAGGCGCTCAATGCCATCGGCTATGCCGGCCCGCGCCCGGTCAGTGGGCATCCGGTGGGGGCGTATTTCGAGGCGCACATCGAACAGGGGCCGATCCTCGAAGACGAGGGCAAGACCATCGGCGTGGTGATGGGCGCCCTGGGGCAGAAGTGGTTCGACCTGACCTTGCGGGGTGTCGAGGCTCACGCTGGTCCGACCCCGATGCACCTGCGCAAGGACGCCCTGGTGGGCGCATCGGTCATCGTCGGCGCCGTCAACCGCGCCGCCCTCGGTCATCAGCCCCATGCCTGCGGCACGGTCGGTTGCCTGCAGGCCTATCCGGGCTCGCGCAACGTGATTCCCGGCGAGGTGCGCATGACCCTGGATTTCCGTCATCTGGAACCGGCGCGCCTGGACTCGATGATCGCCGAGGTCAAGCAAGTGATCGAAGACACCTGCCGGCAGCACGGCCTGACCTTCGATTTGAAACCCACCGCCGACTTCCCGCCGCTGTATTTCGACCAGGGCTGCGTCGACGCCGTGCGCGGCGCCGCACAAGGGCTGGGCCTGTCTCACCTGGACATCGTCAGTGGTGCCGGCCATGACGCGATCTTCCTCGCCGAACTGGGCCCGGCCGGGATGATCTTCGTGCCCTGCGAAGGCGGCATCAGCCACAACGAAATCGAAAACGCCGCCCCGGATGACCTCGCCGCCGGCTGCGCGGTGTTGCTGCGAGCGATGCTGGCGGCCTCCCAGGCGATTGCCGAGGGGCGCATGGCGGCGTGA